One stretch of Phocoena phocoena chromosome 10, mPhoPho1.1, whole genome shotgun sequence DNA includes these proteins:
- the BAK1 gene encoding bcl-2 homologous antagonist/killer, with protein sequence MASGQGPGPPRQGCEEPDPSSTSEEQVARDTEEVFRSYVFYRHQQEQEAEGAAAPTDPEMVTLSLEPSSTMGQVGRQLAIIGDDINRRYDSEFQAMLQHLQPTAENAYEYFTKIASSLFESGINWGRVVALLGFGYRLALHVYQRGLTGFLGQVTRFVADFMLHHCIARWIAQRGGWVAALDLGNGPIRNVLIVLAVALLGQFVVRRFFKS encoded by the exons ATGGCATCCGGACAAGGCCCAGGTCCTCCCAGGCAGGGGTGCGAAGAACCTGACCCCTCCTCCACTTCGG AGGAGCAGGTAGCCCGGGACACGGAGGAGGTTTTCCGCAGCTACGTCTTTTACCGCCATCAGCAGGAGCAGGAGGCTGAGGGGGCGGCTGCGCCCACTGACCCAGAAATGGTCACCTTGTCCCTAGAACCTAGCAG CACCATGGGGCAGGTGGGTCGCCAGCTGGCCATCATCGGGGATGACATCAACCGGCGCTACGACTCCGAGTTCCAGGCCATGTTGCAGCACCTACAGCCAACAGCAGAGAACGCCTATGAGTATTTCACCAAGATCGCCTCAAG CCTGTTTGAGAGCGGCATCAACTGGGGCCGAGTGGTGGCTCTGCTGGGCTTTGGCTACCGCCTGGCCCTCCACGTCTACCAGCGCGGCCTGACTGGCTTCCTGGGCCAGGTGACCCGCTTCGTGGCCGACTTCATGTTGCATCACTGCATTGCCCGGTGGATCGCACAGAGGGGTGGCTGG GTGGCAGCCCTGGACTTGGGAAACGGTCCCATCCGGAATGTGCTGATAGTTCTGGCTGTGGCTTTGTTGGGCCAGTTTGTGGTACGAAGATTTTTCAAGTCATGA
- the LOC136129997 gene encoding LOW QUALITY PROTEIN: gametogenetin-binding protein 1-like (The sequence of the model RefSeq protein was modified relative to this genomic sequence to represent the inferred CDS: deleted 1 base in 1 codon): MEAPASSPRSRILGHSSMFRFFHSLVGSKGSPKSSDKALLGGQSCPFREQNATPLMTDHQGGAGRESRPPATLPYTLSVALPQPDPSGLGLGDTGPQTPTPVEVLAQGVEVKPVLPTGSQEVLGNLSELEEREQEQRTDEAAGDTGTSDRGHFAQALAVEQGCLQRAMGPLDISPETFTREEEKESLLDGDLRLASSQVGATPWNRLLSLYKQLQKSATAKIPLKEGLPCEEKGREQETEEDSSLKLCGPGIVTLQSPLHKTFRSTDTVGFVESELKKLLVVQRESRLWKMGGHEGRKLLTQPEITLEEAGIVDVQHLLLEEMNEMENWPPE; encoded by the exons ATGGAGGCCCCAGCTTCAAGCCCTCGATCCCGAATTTTGGGCCACTCCTCCATGTTCCGCTTTTTCCATAGCCTGGTGGGGAGCAAGGGCAGCCCAAAGAGCTCAGACAAGGCCCTGCTGGGGGGCCAGTCTTGTCCCTTTCGAGAGCAGAACGCCACCCCTTTGATGACTGATCACCAGGGAGGAGCAGGGCGGGAGTCCAGGCCTCCTGCCACGCTGCCCTACACCCTCTCTGTGGCCCTGCCACAGCCCGATCCctcggggctggggctgggggacacAGGGCCCCAGACCCCCACCCCCGTGGAGGTCCTGGCTCAGGGTGTAGAGGTGAAGCCAGTCCTGCCCACAGGAAGCCAGGAGGTGCTGGGCAACCTGTCTGAGTTGGAGGAGAGGGAACAGGAACAGAGAACAGAT GAGGCAGCAGGGGATACAGGGACCTCAGACAG GGGCCACTTTGCCCAAGCCTTGGCAGTGGAGCAAGGATGCTTGCAGAGGGCCATGGGGCCACTGGATATCAGCCCCGAGACCTTCaccagggaggaggagaaggagagtcTGCTTGATG GAGACCTCAGGCTGGCCTCCTCCCAGGTGGGGGCCACTCCCTGGAACCGCCTCCTCAGCTTGTACAAACAGCTCCAGAAATCGGCCACGGCCAAG ATCCCTCTCAAGGAAGGCCTGCCCTGTGAGGAGAAAGGCAGGGAACAGGAAACAGAGGAGGACAGCTCACTCAAGCTCTGTGGTCCAGGCATTGTCACCCTCCAGTCGCCGCTGCATAAGACTTTTAGGTCGACAGATACAGTAG GTTTCGTGGAGTCGGAGTTAAAGAAGCTTCTGGTAGTGCAACGGGAGTCCCGCCTCTGGAAGATGGGTGGCCACGAGGGCCGGAAGCTGCTGACCCAGCCAGAGATCACCCTGGAGGAGGCAGGCATTGTGGATGTCCAG CACCTGCTCCTTGAGGAGATGAATGAGATGGAAAACTGGCCTCCAGAGTGA